ATCAGGACGCCCTTGCCGCGGATGTTCGCGTTCTCGATGATCACCGGCTCGGTCGTCTGGATGCTCACGGCTGGACCGGTGTCGGGGCTTTCCCAGTTGCCGCTGTAGGTTCCGCCCCGCGAGATGACCAGCTTGCCACCATACGTCACGGTGGATGAAGTGGGTGCGGGAGCGACCGTTGGTGTGGGGGCCACTTCGGTGCTGAGGCGGGCACCGGCCCAGTCGGCATGGTCGAAGTCGGTGGAAGCGCCGGGGGTCACGACCAGCTTGAGTTCACGCGCGCCCCGGATGTCCACAAACGGCTTCTGTGTGGCGCTGTCCCCGGTCACCTCGCCGGAGTCGAAGCGCAGGGTGCCGTCAACCCACACCTGGAAGCTGGCGCTGCCCTGCGAGCCCACCTCGTCGTCCAGACCGACGTCCGCCTTGAAGCTCGAGTAAGTGCCGTCCAGCGGGTAGACGATCGTCGAGCCGGCGTGCACGCCCAGACCTTTGGCATGGGTGACCCCCTGCAGCGTCAGGATGCGGCCGTCGCCGGCCTGGCTCTCACCGTTGGACATGTCGCGCTCCACCGGACCCCAGGCGTTGGTGCTGCTCGTCCAGGCCAGCTCGCTCAGGAACCGCTCCGGGGGGATACAGTTGAGCAGGGTGGGCGAGACCCAGTCCGCGTGGTCGAAACTCGGGCCGTCTCCGGCGTCGGTGACGACCAGACGCAGCAGCTTCTTGCCACTCACAGCCACGCTGGCGTTCTTGGTCATACTGGCGCCCGTCATGCGGCCGGAGTCATACAGCAGCGTTCCGTCGGCGTAGATCTGGAACACCACGCTGCCGGCGTTGCCGACCTCGTCATCGATCCCCATGCCGGTGGTAAAGGTCGTGCAGCGCCCGCCGAGGTCGAAGGTCATGCTCGACGCGGCGTTGGTGCCGAAGCCGCTGGTGTACGTCTTGCCCTGCAGGGTCAGTGTCCGGCCGTCACCGGCTGCCTGCTCTCCATTGGAACGGTCAATCTCGATCGGGCCCCAGCCGTTGGTGGCACTGGTCCAGGGAACACGGGTCAGGTTGTTGGTACCGCCTGCAATGGACTGTATGGACTGTGAGGACAGGCTGGTCACGCTGGAGACCCAGCCCGTCTCGCTGTTTGGTTCAGAAGCTGCTGCCGGGGTACTTGCCGTGGGGGTGGGCGTGGTTCCGCAGGCGGAGATGATCAGGCTCAGGGAGAGGGTGGCGGTGAGGGTCAGGTTTTTCAGGGTATGGGTACGCATGTTGACTCCCTTCTTTCGGTAGCTCGGCCGACCTCATGGGTCCCGGGGGCTTTGCGTCACCGCCTTGCGGCGGTTTTGCCTTTTTCGTTTCAGGGAGGAACCTTTGGGTTCTCCGCTGCCTGAAAGTTAAGGGATAGTGAATGACAAGTGCCTTACAGTGAGGAAGCTCTCAGGTTTGTCACATATAAGGATTTGAAGAATCCATAAATGAGCCGTAGGACGGCAGCTATCCCCTCCTCAATCCAGGCCCACATCCAAGCCGGCCGGTGCGGGTGTGAACTGAACAACCCGCAGGGCAGCTGCTGCCTCGGGAACGTCAACCGCACGCTGAGGACCCTGCGGGAGGCCGGGCATGCCTGAGACGGCCTCCCCGCGCTGCTGAACTGCTGTGATAGACAATCACCGGAAGCAATGCTGCGGGGTGGGCGTGAACATCACGCCTACCCCGCACGTTCTTCACACGCAGGCGGAGGTGCTCAGCCTCAGGGCTCACGATGAAAACGCCGGCGAAACCTCTGGTGAAGGGCTTGCGTCCGCTTAGCGGTGTCGGCTGAGCGGGCGTCCATGATGAGTTTGCCTCCACGTGCGGTCGCGCCCACCACCAGCGCGGCGGACATCAGCACCAGGTTCTTCACGATGTACTGGCCTTCCAGGTTCGGCACCCAGGGCACGACGGTAAAGGTTTCCTGCGGGAAAAACACCAGCGGCAGGAAGGTGCCGGCCATCTGCGCGAACAGCAGCAGCAACTTCACGCGCAGGAACCGGCCGGTCAGCAGGCCCAGCCCGATGGCGCATTCCCAGGTGGCCAGCACTGGCAGGCTGACCCCCGGAGGCACTGCACCGAAGGTCAGCACCGAGATGGTCCGGGTGGCCAGGCCTTCAGCAGAACTTACGCCCGGGAAGAGCTTCTGGACCCCGAACCAGAGGAAGATAATCCCGAGGGAGAAGCGCAGCTGGGTAATGCCGTGCCGTGCCCACCAGCCGATCAACTGGGCATCCAGGAGATTCAGCTGCGCGCTGACCTGCGCTTTGCCCTGGAAGATTAGGAAGGACTGAGGGCGGTGCGGTCGGTGGGTTCAATACGGTTCATTCGGGCCTCCAGCAGGAACACCCTGAACTTCGTTCCTGGTCTGAAGGGATATATGCGGAAAAGAGGGCTTCAGATGTTTGGGCGTGCCCTCGTCCTGGTTAACGGTCCAGCCCATGAAGCTCTCCCGGCCTGCCTGTCAGCGCGTCCCAGGCGAGCACGCTGCCATCACCGTATGACCTTTTTTGTCTGCATCAAGGTGCGTTGACGTTAGACGCTGTTCCGTTATTCGGTTACCGTGCTGTCCTGAGTGCAAACCCCACTCCCCTCACCGTCCGGATCACCCCATAACCACCGGCCTCACGTAACTTCCCCGCACGTTCCCCAGATGAACGTCCACGAGGCCTATCTTGTCTGTCTCTTCCTCTCGCCACAGGTGCCGCACGATCGCGTCACGGCTGTACAGCCGGCCCGGCTGCTGCGACAGAAGGGCCATCAGCTCGAACTCCTTGTTCGAGAGCGGCGCCTCGTGGCCATCATAAAAACAGAGCCGTCGTGACAGGGACACCGTCAGGAGGCCGAGCGTCATCAGGTCCTGGCTGGTCTGGTGACGGAGCTGCACCTGCACCCGGGCAAGCAGTTCAGGCGGATCAAAAGGCTTGGTGACGTAGTCATCGGCCCCCACCCCCAGCAGGTCGGTTTTACTGGAAACGTCATCGACAGCCGTCAGAACCAAGATACGGACCTCCCCAGCCTTGCGCAGCCGGCGCGCGACTTCCACGCCGTTCATGTCCGGGAGGCCCAGATCGAGAATGATCAGGACCGGATGGTGCTCGTGCGCGGACGTGAGCCCACCCACGCCATCCGCAGCGGTCAGGACCTCATAGCCAGCATTTTCGCGTTCGTACTGCACGACCCGGGTGATGTCCAGATCATCTTTAATGACAAGAATCGTGGGGGGCATACCGACTCCGTTCCGCGGACCAGTAACTGGATATTCCGCCATGCTAAGGAGCAATGCTGACCCGAACGCCGGAACTGCCCTACGCGTTCATTCAGAAAGCAGGACCCCGCCAGGACATAACCTTCCATTTTGACGACACTCATCCGGCGCTGTCACCTGATGTCCGATCAGGGCAGCTGGACCGCCTGCGTGTGGTGGCCTCCAAGGTGGAAGCGCCTGCCGATCCAGATGGGAGGAGTGCTCCGGTGGTTACCCGCGTGCGTGATCCGACGAGGCCGCATTGACACCTCGCGCGCGCGGAGCTTCCGGTGGAACAGGAGCGCCTGGCCGTCCTGGCACCACCCCCTCGTCCTCAGCTTGCTCGCAGGCGCTCCAGCACCTCCAGGGCAGCATCCCGGACCTGATGAAGTGCCTCGGGCTGTACTGGCGCGTTCTTGTAGAGCCTGCGGAGGGTACGGATTTCAGGCAGGAGATCGTAGCGCTGCGCGGTTGTGACAGCGATCTGCGCTTCGATCACCGCCCGTACGGCTGTCAGCTCAGTAGCATCGGCTCTGCTCATGTCAGCCATTGGACCACATGGTTTCTCACAATCAACAACTTAAAAATCATTAAACTCTTAAGATTCGGGTGGATGCTGATGGTCTATAGCAGCGAAGTGCTTCCTGGGCCGGT
Above is a genomic segment from Deinococcus malanensis containing:
- a CDS encoding DoxX family protein, with product MIGWWARHGITQLRFSLGIIFLWFGVQKLFPGVSSAEGLATRTISVLTFGAVPPGVSLPVLATWECAIGLGLLTGRFLRVKLLLLFAQMAGTFLPLVFFPQETFTVVPWVPNLEGQYIVKNLVLMSAALVVGATARGGKLIMDARSADTAKRTQALHQRFRRRFHREP
- a CDS encoding NPCBM/NEW2 domain-containing protein, which encodes MRTHTLKNLTLTATLSLSLIISACGTTPTPTASTPAAASEPNSETGWVSSVTSLSSQSIQSIAGGTNNLTRVPWTSATNGWGPIEIDRSNGEQAAGDGRTLTLQGKTYTSGFGTNAASSMTFDLGGRCTTFTTGMGIDDEVGNAGSVVFQIYADGTLLYDSGRMTGASMTKNASVAVSGKKLLRLVVTDAGDGPSFDHADWVSPTLLNCIPPERFLSELAWTSSTNAWGPVERDMSNGESQAGDGRILTLQGVTHAKGLGVHAGSTIVYPLDGTYSSFKADVGLDDEVGSQGSASFQVWVDGTLRFDSGEVTGDSATQKPFVDIRGARELKLVVTPGASTDFDHADWAGARLSTEVAPTPTVAPAPTSSTVTYGGKLVISRGGTYSGNWESPDTGPAVSIQTTEPVIIENANIRGKGVL